From the genome of Candidatus Hydrogenedentota bacterium:
ACGATGAACGATATGTGTGGGATTGATTCATTGTCGCGCCCTTTCAGGGCGCATGTTGCGCGGTACATTTTTCCCAGTACACCAATGTCGCGCCCTTTCAGGGCTGGCGACGGGAGGATCCGTTCACGTCCCAGGGCGTTGCCCTGGGCTACGATGTCGCGCCCTTTCAGGGCGCATGACGGTGACGGATTTCCGTTTCCCAGGGCGTTACCCTGGGCTACGATGTCGCGCCCTTTCAGGGCGCATGTTGCGCGGTACATTTTACCCAATACACCAATGTCGCGCCCTTTCAGGGCGCATGTTGCGCGGTACATTTTTCCCAGTACACCAATGTCGCGCCCTTTCAGGGCTGGCGACGGGAGGATCCGTTCACGTCCCAGGGCGTTGCCCTGGGCTTTGATGTGTTGGCCTTTCAGGCCAAAATCCGCGTCAATACCGGGAATGGCCGGGCAATGGCGAGTCACAATGTGTTGGTCCTTCAGGCCAAAACCCATGTCAACATGGAGAATGGCGGGGCGATGTTTTGGAAACATGGTAGATGGTTCCGAAGAGCGCCCTAAAAGGGCGCGACCGCATAGCGCAAGGCAAATGCGAACATGGCGAAAAGCCTCTAAGCGAGGAGACGGACAACGGGATGTTTCGCGTTAGACGCGCGAGAGGAGGGGTTATGACTCGCAGACGATGTGAAATGGTCTTGATGATGGCGGCGTTGACGTTGGCCGGGGCTGGATACGCCCAGGACGGCATCTCGAATGCGTTCGAATTGAACATGCGCCCGTATGAAGGAATCTCGAATGCCTTCGACGTGACCATGCTGGCGGGGGACGGCATTTCGGGTCCCTTCGATTTCAACACGTTGCAAAGCGCCGGCGAAGGGGAAGGGGAAGGGGAAAGCGAAGGCGAGGGTGAAGGTGAGGGTGAAGGCGAAGGCGAAGGATCGTTCATTGTTGACGGCACGGTGATGGATGCGCGCAACGGCCAATCGCTGTCCGGCGCGAACGTAACGCTGTTCGATTTCGCGTCGGGCGCGACGCGGGATTCGGCGCAGACCGGCGCCAGCGGCGCGTTCATGTTGTACGCGCCGAACACGACGTTCTACTTGTCGCTGCGCGTCGAGAAGCCCGGTTACGACAGTTTCGACTGGTCTCATTTTCTTGCGCCGGCGTACGTGGACGTTGAACTCTCGCCCGCGGCGCCGCCCGGGCCCGGGAACCTTCGCGCGTTGTCCGGCGCGAACGATATCTTGCTGCTCTGGGACGCGGTTCCCGTATCGGACCTCATGGGCTACCGCGTGTACCGGGCCACGTCCGCGGGCGGGCCGTATACGACGCTGACGCCCGGTTTCGTGGCGGGAACGCGCTACAACGACGCGACGGCGGTCGCGGGGCGCGACTACTGGTATTACGTGACGGCGCTCGACATGCAGACCCACGAGAGCGAGCCGTCTGAGGTGGTTACGGCGCGTGCGGGACTGATCCGGGTATGGATGCCCGGCGTAAACGGCGCGGCCGGCGAACGGATCCGCATTCCGATCAACATCGCGAATACAGCGGGGATCGGTCCGGCCCATCTGCGCATCGTGGTCTCGTACGATGCAAGCCTGATCGAAACGTCGAACATCACGGTCGCGCGCACGCCAATCACGGCGGACGTCGCGCTGAACGCGGACACCGCGACGGCGGGGCGCGTCGTCATCGAAACGTCGGGCGGGACGGCGTTCGCGGGCGAAGGCCGCGTGTTCGATCTGTATGCGACCATCCGGGCGGACGCGCCGAACGGGGCCTGCGGCTTGCTGCGTTTCACGGAAGCATCGTTCCAAAACGCCCTAGGGCAGGCCATTGCGGCGGACATTTCCGCCACGGCGCAGGCGTGTGTGTCGGGCCAGTGCAAACTGGGCGACGTGGACGCCAACGGCGCGGTGCAAATGGCCGACGCGTCGCTTGTGCTCAAGATCGTGGTGAAAAAAGTCGTGCCGCAGGGCTGCCAGACGACGTCGGGCGACATGAACGGCGACGAGCTGGTGGACAGCGCCGACGCGGTGATGATCATGCGCGTGGCGGAGGATCGCCCGATCAATCCGGCCCCGGGCGAGTTGCCGGTCCGCGGGCGCACGGTGCGGGTGTACATTCCGGAAGGGCTTTCGGCGACTCCCGGCGGGAGCATCGCCGTGCCGGTCATGATAGACGACGCGACGGGCTTGAGCGGCTGCGAACTGCTGGTGAGTTTCCCGCCGCAAACCGCGTCGCTCGTGCTCGACTCGGTCGAACCGGGGACGGCGGCGCTGGATTTCGCGTTCGACTACAATGCCGGGCCGGGCTTTGTGCGCATCGCGATGAGCCGCGACCTCGCGCTGGCGGGCGCGAAGACCGATCAAACGCTGGCTGTGCTCCATTTTACGGTGCCGGATACCGCACCGAAGAACGCGGAACTGCCGATCGCGCTCAACGAGGTCAAGCTGGCCGGACCGTTCGGCGAGAATTTTGCCTGGAACAACGACGTGCGCGGCACGGGGGGCGCGATTGCCGTGAACAGCCTCGTGTGCGGCGCGGTGGTCGTGGCG
Proteins encoded in this window:
- a CDS encoding carboxypeptidase regulatory-like domain-containing protein encodes the protein MTRRRCEMVLMMAALTLAGAGYAQDGISNAFELNMRPYEGISNAFDVTMLAGDGISGPFDFNTLQSAGEGEGEGESEGEGEGEGEGEGEGSFIVDGTVMDARNGQSLSGANVTLFDFASGATRDSAQTGASGAFMLYAPNTTFYLSLRVEKPGYDSFDWSHFLAPAYVDVELSPAAPPGPGNLRALSGANDILLLWDAVPVSDLMGYRVYRATSAGGPYTTLTPGFVAGTRYNDATAVAGRDYWYYVTALDMQTHESEPSEVVTARAGLIRVWMPGVNGAAGERIRIPINIANTAGIGPAHLRIVVSYDASLIETSNITVARTPITADVALNADTATAGRVVIETSGGTAFAGEGRVFDLYATIRADAPNGACGLLRFTEASFQNALGQAIAADISATAQACVSGQCKLGDVDANGAVQMADASLVLKIVVKKVVPQGCQTTSGDMNGDELVDSADAVMIMRVAEDRPINPAPGELPVRGRTVRVYIPEGLSATPGGSIAVPVMIDDATGLSGCELLVSFPPQTASLVLDSVEPGTAALDFAFDYNAGPGFVRIAMSRDLALAGAKTDQTLAVLHFTVPDTAPKNAELPIALNEVKLAGPFGENFAWNNDVRGTGGAIAVNSLVCGAVVVAVVDDKTSAPITNAFVQLNPGPPFAITQNTGGLYVFACVNPGACRAIANAPDYQTGEADVVIQGGGVSTVTVRLKQGGGGGCFGGTLENAASPCGGDWLVPVCALMGLAAMAAARRQRLFSCFGRSPLI